One Vespula pensylvanica isolate Volc-1 chromosome 1, ASM1446617v1, whole genome shotgun sequence genomic region harbors:
- the LOC122630451 gene encoding mucin-5AC isoform X2, whose protein sequence is MDVSFTNVLEGARQYFQGLPVPSASAIPSEDHNHPTSSTNSASSASTSHDHGVASSSVAPPPAPPSSASTPSVVNQETTRYSSDVGQSSSTENGSSSSGPFWNPSVEPYPPQPTRVEVPDTRPGDESSEPSSSSPGTVVTLTEMQPSSHRSSATSNFQQQQQQQQQQKQSSVSSASTDQHSSHQTIATTTSSSPRLHQMQPPQRDHSPEPVYQQLNSISRTSFATVEILATSHTTSHPNYQNANDRQSQSGTAIVAQRTQYYPRYHHPDITKSAPAPFSQNSVYQSANVAVTTAGSVQQPATRPTPVEQSSVLVHGQDQQRVPSSSYGSSVQTPSSGSTIYGSSQNYRVSGQLQQTRPVVVNPTVDERIRPTAQHGIDGTSASSSSSNSSCSNSNNSSSGNPCTSANPPCNPRHGSSHIPSSPQNLPAHIPSPHLPSAASSVHGQHPQQQQQQGQQHHTRINPSPHSANPNAYTARTILSQSGPSPSSSSSSSSNHPQQMIPPTGLSGYHPIASPHEPPRHATPSPHRQSPHVSTLHNPHASSPHPTPSPHTAFQPHSPTYPPPPPPARSTPHSYSVPATSQHYQNAGYNASPYAPPPQSSYHSFQKSPQQQQQQQQQQQQQQQQQQQQQPLSQSHGSYYSQPNRSHSQSYVQPTPMGAPPQPICPGGANSNGGLSYQQNKAVMYNGADSKRGPAEIAGSYASYRSSSTSVQRSNNTHNLPPIAALSSYHSNKRETGSKVQSIQRRVHSIGTTNKVPVVTPPSSVMVLPQRIPDYPSVPAPMNHAIPVNGRTTSSVNSTYAGRYANQQNYPAYATTIAPSHHGSNSSSNTSVTSIGATVRSSVPAPPVHAYQSSDATAHLGSYHHTVRTAESYPYKEQSYQNSSAPMVPAVPGTPLPAPPPPQTNGIRKRESPLDLSVKTVKTSADSTAQDDLEASSTDKHASSLNLTSAPTMSRSSNGARSMAPPPAIQSLAPPPIASYSNYDARVSTRGVRSSSSVPSVCPRTSTPQTVCAPKVDFLPDFNSTPLRQHHAPPPHDSPIRRNTGQQLYGPPPPPPPPQAPLPSQYTNNAAPLPHMSTFQKSSLPATPVYDGSPAPPPPPPPPPSSSTSSSSYLPPNDSSRSSSRYPVVDPSRMGPTTLPLQEYPSDPSKYYLDARNKFGSPTQKDHRPTIKRSGETVYSGTAPNKQPRLDTWRIAIDKQIEQKLSTVRSPHEQQKRQEMSLPVAMPNGTLIAPSTYEQRSDNGYSSSESLRYQQAYCDKRNYPEPKMARTSPPYNHPPISKATNVHALPQQVNSQTSYSNYRQNQRMACPPVSAMATPPVDQPSNTGADKRVLSLLRNSLENKQQREEQLNSQQPILVNHNQQSFQNKVVAPVEPKTNIGRHNLSPFTAASLLERNSNTPPHYKFHVPRAVDSITQEAPRSMYASRVNSSATLPGKEALLGPRGAENQIHRDKDDGLAAILAAKIRTKAELKQVGTGQFLAKPVVPSQDVSSTPKELDSAASTSTPQSGSSAGSPPKLTREKAACLPPRRRLFSRTEEENMPVAAATTVPVSTPTPAVASTVPPRASGFRSSSETSVFDFRESDSEGEMPVLERQTLEEMRRDRKQLSKVQPPIPLNDAMCMNMASSMDLVKIELKENEKINEVDPFWAVTCDKFMEQLRAGDVVKKRGRKKKLDGTSSKMDDTGNDSSKESDLNTNDATTDIKIKIEDIKKEVQDVVEAVVDEKVETAESSKEDLKSPVSMKIQVVEEEKVLVEVEAKENERRNSGDDSDEVPLIKRATKKKSKKEDSDCEEEIVCRKRRVRRGSRIKLASSSGSESSSEESDVSTEYGHGSSVADRLRARKRSGNGGENEGMKLRSRDTTPQKNKTEKEMKSSSTSKTVPSSRKVKPKPLFGDGSDFRPGWEEEVYVYKKSLRMPTRLITVSKPSRFHRLSTSLPDLDPGSPALSVSMDSSDVCLGRKRLVDSDIESEYSFSITGLGSKIDDEEATSSTTISCPPKTTTTKQTRLENNSIVDVLVQKVGTGKKDSKRKLQKEKSEKGTKILQKGNNEPELLPTPSLTPLLASEAPKTPKGKPSPIKNKPLKPIKVSDSFLLGYFRKETVNNFRDTFKNNHAIPNEFSTFVLNSRTRTETRVLKKQTTIREVFGEDRPASAPPMQNHGDTSQDDDSQNEAMENTLGKPRTLKQKVVSRLKNASILRSHKAIVNSKRHLLIAKRRKDLLKSLAEKKLKRVKKETEVEVTKEANDTQEAENNEIEDENNESEVPSKKKLKLRTGRRKFRSGFDYVRKKKRPLKKDDAAAPKERKRILSRPSPECVADIQSEIRTWVIKKGVGETILHRAARLGHTDVTAYCLEKLNSAPSPKDNAGYTPLHEACSRGHLEIAKLLLAYGANASESANGGIRPLHEAAESGSTELVRLLLSYGADPLLATYSGQTPLMLAVETEAYSILEQHLDDIQGHSSTPWSFGGPASIFDPEETGYNPLSDPPMDSPEPELEEIEMEVSDVNLPVLFSLANDSDKWVLLQDLMAALRIKSRDALLRQVNPKAHTGPPAIAHRDVMRELKLPDFLEQSRCCHLLSGGEKINVRGSKVTLIKYNERVKSLLNVEKVLISLR, encoded by the exons ATGGATGTGAGCTTCACGAACGTGTTGGAGGGGGCTCGTCAGTACTTCCAGGGACTGCCTGTACCCAGTGCAAGCGCGATACCGTCGGAGGATCACAATCATCCAACTTCGTCGACGAATTCGGCCTCGTCGGCGTCCACGTCTCACGATCATGGCGTGGCTTCTTCTTCGGTGGCTCCGCCACCAGCACCGCCGTCCTCGGCGTCGACGCCGTCGGTGGTTAATCAAGAAACAACGCGTTACTCCAGTGACGTCGGTCAGTCCTCGTCTACCGAAAACGGAAGCTCCAGTTCCGGTCCGTTTTGGAATCCATCGGTGGAGCCGTATCCACCGCAACCAACTAGAGTGGAGGTACCGGATACCAGGCCGGGCGACGAGAGTTCCGAACCGAGTTCCTCGTCTCCTGGTACAGTGGTCACCTTAACTGAAATGCAGCCCTCCAGTCATCGATCCTCCGCAACATCCAACTttcaacagcaacaacaacaacaacaacaacaaaagcAATCGTCCGTATCTTCCGCGTCCACCGATCAACACTCGTCCCATCAGACCATAGCTACGACTACCTCGAGTTCACCCAGATTGCATCAGATGCAACCACCTCAAAGAGATCATTCTCCGGAACCTGTTTATCAACAACTCAATAGTATCAGTAGAACGTCATTCGCCACCGTCGAGATTTTAGCGACGTCTCATACGACGTCTCATCCGAATTATCAAAACGCGAACGATCGACAGTCTCAAAGCGGTACGGCCATCGTCGCTCAAAGAACTCAATACTATCCGAGATATCATCACCCGGACATTACGAAGAGCGCGCCGGCGCCGTTCTCGCAAAATTCCGTCTATCAATCTGCCAACGTGGCGGTGACCACAGCCGGAAGCGTTCAACAACCGGCTACGAGGCCAACGCCGGTCGAACAGAGCAGTGTGCTCGTTCATGGACAAGATCAGCAACGAGTGCCGAGCTCTTCTTACGGATCCAGCGTGCAAACTCCGTCGAGTGGATCGACGATTTACGGATCGTCTCAGAATTATCGCGTAAGTGGGCAGCTTCAGCAAACTCGGCCGGTTGTTGTTAATCCGACGGTCGACGAACGAATCAGGCCGACGGCTCAACACGGTATCGACGGAACTAGCGCGTCTTCGTCATCCTCCAACTCCTCCTGCTCCAACTCTAACAACTCCTCTTCGGGGAACCCTTGTACTTCGGCAAATCCACCTTGCAATCCGCGTCACGGATCCAGTCACATTCCTTCGTCGCCTCAGAATCTTCCGGCGCACATTCCTTCTCCGCATCTTCCCTCCGCAGCTTCCTCCGTTCACGGACAACACCctcagcaacaacagcagcaaggCCAACAACATCACACTCGAATAAATCCTTCCCCTCACTCGGCCAATCCGAACGCCTACACCGCTCGCACGATCCTCTCGCAGAGCGGACCGTCGCcatcctcctcgtcgtcttcgtcgtcgaacCATCCGCAACAGATGATACCTCCTACGGGCTTAAGCGGTTATCACCCGATAGCTTCGCCTCACGAGCCACCTCGTCACGCCACCCCATCGCCTCACAGACAATCTCCTCACGTATCGACGCTTCACAATCCTCACGCCTCCTCTCCTCATCCTACACCGTCGCCCCACACCGCCTTCCAACCGCATTCGCCGACTTACCCACCTCCTCCACCGCCGGCCAGGTCTACGCCACACTCCTACAGCGTGCCGGCGACGTCTCAGCACTATCAGAATGCCGGATACAACGCTAGTCCTTACGCGCCGCCACCTCAGTCTTCGTACCATTCCTTTCAGAAGAGTccgcagcagcagcagcagcaacagcagcaacaacagcagcagcaacagcagcagcagcagcagcagccgcTGTCGCAG TCGCACGGGAGTTACTACTCCCAACCGAATAGATCTCACAGCCAGTCGTACGTCCAACCAACTCCGATGGGTGCACCGCCTCAACCGATTTGTCCCGGTGGAGCGAATAGCAACGGTGGCTTGAGCTACCAGCAGAACAAAGCCGTGATGTACAACGGTGCGGACTCGAAAAGGGGTCCGGCGGAAATCGCTGGGAGCTACGCTTCTTACCGATCATCCTCGACGAGCGTGCAGAGAAGCAACAACACGCACAATCTGCCACCGATCGCCGCCTTGTCCTCCTATCATTCCAACAAGAGAGAAACGGGGAGTAAAGTGCAATCGATCCAACGACGAGTGCATTCGATCGGAACGACGAACAAAGTCCCTGTCGTGACACCACCCAGCTCGGTTATGGTTCTTCCCCAAAGGATTCCGGATTATCCTTCGGTCCCTGCGCCAATGAATCACGCGATACCGGTTAATGGGAGAACAACCAGCTCGGTCAACTCTACCTACGCTGGCAGATACGCTAACCAGCAAAATTATCCGGCTTACGCGACCACCATCGCGCCCAGTCACCACGGTAGCAATTCCTCGAGTAACACCTCGGTGACGTCCATCGGTGCCACGGTCCGATCTTCCGTTCCGGCTCCTCCGGTACACGCCTATCAGTCTTCCGACGCGACCGCCCACTTGGGATCCTATCATCACACCGTCAGAACTGCGGAGAGTTATCCGTACAAGGAACAATCCTATCAAAATTCCTCGGCACCGATGGTACCTGCTGTTCCAGGTACACCCTTACCGGCACCGCCACCGCCGCAGACCAACGGaatcagaaaaagagagtctCCGCTCGATCTGTCCGTGAAAACCGTGAAGACGTCCGCGGACTCGACCGCGCAAGACGATCTCGAGGCTTCTTCCACGGACAAGCACGCGAGTAGTTTGAATCTGACGTCGGCGCCGACGATGTCGAGGAGTAGCAACGGTGCCAGAAGCATGGCTCCACCACCGGCTATTCAATCCTTAGCGCCACCACCCATTGCTTCTTACTCCAATTACGACGCCAGAGTCTCGACCCGTGGCGTCAGGAGCAGCTCGTCCGTTCCTTCCGTATGTCCTCGAACGTCGACACCGCAGACTGTGTGCGCGCCGAAGGTCGACTTCTTGCCGGATTTCAATTCGACCCCGCTTCGACAACATCACGCTCCGCCGCCGCACGACAGTCCGATCCGTAGAAATACGGGTCAACAACTGTACgggccgccgccaccgccaccgccgcctCAAGCGCCGTTGCCCTCGCAGTATACGAACAACGCTGCTCCACTGCCTCATATGTCTACGTTCCAGAAGAGTTCACTGCCCGCAACGCCGGTATACGACGGCAGCCcggcaccaccaccaccaccaccaccaccgccgtcTTCGTCgacgtcttcgtcgtcttacCTACCGCCCAACGATTCCTCGAGGTCTTCTTCTAGATATCCCGTGGTGGATCCCTCGAGAATGGGCCCGACGACACTGCCCCTGCAAGAATATCCTTCCGACCCCAGCAAGTATTATTTAGACGCGAGAAACAAGTTCGGTTCACCGACTCAGAAAGATCATCGTCCTACCATCAAAAGATCCGGTGAAACCGTTTACTCTGGAACCGCTCCAAACAAGCAGCCTAGGTTGGATACTTGGAGAATAGCCATCGACAAGCAGATCGAGCAGAAACTCTCGACGGTCAGGTCGCCTCACGAGCAACAGAAGAGACAAGAAATGAGTTTGCCCGTTGCCATGCCGAATGGTACCTTGATAGCACCTAGTACTTACGAGCAGAGATCGGACAATGGTTATTCGTCGTCGGAGTCTTTGAGGTATCAACAAGCTTACTGTGATAAAAGGAATTACCCGGAGCCGAAGATGGCACGTACCTCTCCGCCGTATAATCACCCACCTATCTCGAAAGCAACGAACGTACACGCGTTACCCCAGCAAGTCAATAGTCAGACATCTTATTCGAATTATAGACAGAATCAGAGAATGGCTTGTCCTCCGGTTAGTGCGATGGCTACGCCTCCGGTCGATCAGCCGAGCAACACGGGCGCGGATAAACGAGTTTTGAGCTTGTTGAGGAATAGTCTCGAGAACAAACAGCAGAGGGAAGAACAGTTGAACAGTCAACAACCTATTTTGGTGAATCACAATCAACAGAGCTTTCAAAACAAG gTCGTCGCCCCAGTGGAGCCTAAAACGAACATAGGGAGACACAATTTATCGCCGTTTACGGCGGCCAGTTTGTTGGAACGGAACAGCAACACGCCGCCGCATTACAAGTTCCATGTGCCGCGAGCCGTAGACTCGATCACTCAAGAGGCCCCCCGTAGTATGTACGCTTCGCGAGTAAATTCATCTGCCACGCTACCTGGCAAAGAAGCTCTCTTGGGACCTCGGGGAGCCGAGAATCAAATTCACCGTGACAAGGATGACGGGCTTGCGGCCATATTGGCCGCGAAAATCAGGACAAAAGCGGAACTTAAACAG GTCGGCACCGGACAGTTCTTGGCAAAACCCGTGGTTCCTTCTCAAGATGTGTCCTCTACGCCAAAAg AGCTCGATAGCGCGGCCTCGACGTCGACTCCACAGTCGGGCTCGTCCGCGGGCAGCCCACCGAAATTGACTCGCGAAAAAGCGGCCTGTCTGCCACCGAGAAGACGTTTGTTCTCGAGAacggaagaagagaatatGCCGGTCGCTGCTGCGACGACGGTACCCGTGTCAACCCCAACTCCAGCAGTTGCCTCAACGGTACCACCACGTGCCAGTGGTTTTAGAAGTTCCTCCGAGACCTCGGTCTTTGACTTCAGAGAGAGCGATTCCGAGGGTGAGATGCCGGTGTTGGAGCGTCAAACCCTCGAGGAAATGAGAAGAGACAGGAAGCAGTTGTCGAAGGTTCAACCTCCTATTCCCTTGAACGATGCCATGTGCATGAACATGGCCTCGTCCATGGATCTCGTGAAAATCGAGCTTAAG GAGAACGAGAAGATCAACGAGGTGGATCCATTCTGGGCGGTAACCTGCGACAAGTTTATGGAACAGTTGAGAGCAGGCGATGTTGTGAAGAAACGtggacgaaaaaagaaactcgatGGAACCTCTTCGAAGATGGATGATACTGGTAACGATAGTAGCAAGGAGTCCGACCTTAATACCAACGACGCGACCACTGACATAAAGATCAAAATAGAGGACATCAAAAAGGAGGTGCAGGATGTGGTGGAAGCGGTTGTCGATGAAAAGGTCGAGACCGCGGAAAGCAGCAAGGAGGATTTGAAATCACCCGTTTCGATGAAGATACAGGTCGTCGAAGAGGAGAAGGTTCTCGTCGAAGTCGAGGcgaaggaaaatgaaaggagaaatTCCGGTGACGATTCCGACGAGGTGCCATTGATCAAGCGagcaacgaaaaagaaatcgaagaaggAGGATAGCGATTGCGAGGAAGAAATCGTTTGTAGAAAGAGGAGAGTCCGAAGGGGTAGTAGGATCAAATTGGCTTCGTCCAGTGGTAGCGAATCCTCCAGCGAGGAAAGCGACGTTAGTACGGAATACGGGCATGGTTCCTCGGTCGCCGACAGACTCCGAGCGAGGAAAAGGTCTGGGAATGGCGGAGAAAACGAGGGCATGAAGTTACGTTCGAGGGACACGACGCCGCAGAAGAATAAGAcggaaaaggaaatgaaatcgTCGTCTACCTCCAAGACCGTACCTTCGTCTCGAAAAGTGAAACCCAAGCCACTGTTCGGCGACGGTAGCGATTTCAGGCCAGGCTGGGAGGAAGAGGTATACGTTTACAAGAAATCGTTGAGAATGCCGACCAGACTGATCACCGTCTCGAAACCTTCGAGATTTCATAGGCTATCGACGTCTCTTCCCGATTTGGATCCCGGCTCGCCAGCTTTATCGGTCTCCATGGATAGTTCGGACGTTTGCTTAGGTAGAAAGAGACTCGTTGACAGCGACATAGAGTCCGAGTATAGTTTCAGTATTACTGGCCTTGGTAGTAAGATAGACGACGAAGAAGCGACTTCCTCCACGACGATATCTTGTCCcccgaagacgacgacgacgaaacaaACCAGATTGGAAAACAATTCTATCGTAGACGTGCTCGTGCAAAAAGTCGGCACCGGTAAAAAGGACTCGAAGAGGAAACTACAGAAGGAAAAGTCCGAAAAGGGAACGAAGATCCTTCAAAAGGGTAACAACGAACCCGAACTGCTCCCAACGCCGAGTCTCACTCCTCTCCTTGCCTCGGAAGCTCCTAAAACCCCGAAGGGCAAGCCGTCGCCGATTAAGAACAAACCTTTGAAGCCGATCAAAGTTTCGGATTCGTTCCTTTTGGGATATTTCCGTAAAGAGACGGTTAACAATTTCCGCGATACCTTCAAGAACAATCACGCGATACCGAACGAGTTTTCGACGTTCGTTTTGAATAGTAGAACGAGAACGGAGACGCGCGTTCTGAAGAAACAGACCACTATCAGAGAAGTATTCGGCGAGGACAGACCAGCGTCCGCTCCCCCTATGCAAAATCATGGCGATACTTCCCAAGACGATGATTCTCAAAACGAAGCCATGGAAAATACATTAGGAAAGCCTCGTACGTTGAAGCAAAAGGTAGTGTCCAGATTGAAAAACGCGAGTATCCTAAGAAGTCACAAGGCAATCGTCAATTCGAAAAGACATTTACTCATCgctaagagaagaaaggatctTCTGAAGTCTTTGGCCGAGAAGAAGTTGAAGCGCGTTAAAAAGGAAACGGAAGTCGAAGTGACGAAAGAAGCGAACGATACGCAGGAAGCTGAGAATAACGAGATAGAGGACGAGAATAACGAGTCCGAGGTACCGAGCAAAAAGAAGTTAAAACTTCGAACCGGTAGGCGGAAATTCCGTTCTGGATTCGACTATgttaggaagaaaaagagacccTTGAAAAAGGATGACGCAGCAGCAcccaaggaaagaaaaaga ATATTGTCAAGACCGAGTCCAGAATGTGTTGCGGACATTCAGTCGGAGATCAGGACGTGGGTCATTAAAAAGGGCGTTGGAGAAACTATTTTACATCGCGCCGCCAGACTCGGTCACACG GATGTGACAGCCTACTGCTTAGAGAAACTCAACAGTGCACCGAGCCCGAAGGACAACGCGGGTTATACGCCACTCCACGAGGCATGCTCGAGGGGTCATTTGGAAATCGCCAAACTTTTGCTCGCTTATGGCGCGAATGCCAGCGAAAGTGCGAACGGAGGAATAAG ACCACTTCACGAGGCTGCGGAGAGCGGTTCAACGGAGTTGGTGCGATTACTTTTATCGTACGGTGCCGATCCTCTACTAGCTACGTATTCCGGGCAAACACCATTGATGTTGGCGGTGGAAACCGAAGCTTACTCGATTCTCGAGCAACACTTGGACGACATCCAGGGACATAGCAGTACGCCTTGGTCGTTCGGTGGACCTGCTTCGATCTTTG ACCCGGAAGAAACCGGATATAATCCTCTGAGCGATCCACCTATGGATAGCCCGGAACCTGAACTCGAGGAGATAGAAATGGAGGTGAGCGATGTGAACCTACCGgtcttattttctcttgccAATGATTCGGACAAGTGGGTGCTCCTTCAAGATTTAATGGCAGCTCTCAGGATAAAGAGTCGCGATGCTCTCTTGCGTCAAGTGAATCCAAAGGCACATACCGGACCACCGGCTATTGCTCATCGCGACGTCATGAGAGAACTTAAACTTCCTGATTTCTTAGAACAGTCTCGATGTTGTCATCTATTAAGCGGCGGCGAGAAGATCAACGTCCGCGGATCGAAGGTGACGCTGATTAAGTACAACGAGAGGGTTAAGTCATTGTTAAACGTCGAAAAGGTGCTAATAAGTCTCAGGTGA